The Pongo abelii isolate AG06213 chromosome 19, NHGRI_mPonAbe1-v2.0_pri, whole genome shotgun sequence genome includes the window CAGTTATGTTTAAACAAGATGACCTAATCATTTTTTAAGCTGGGCAGTAGGTATATGACAGTTATCTTCCTTAcaattgtttattgttttttaaagtggGGACATTATGCTCCATGACCAAAAaataatcaccatcatcatcctcctccttctccaactACATcctaaggaatggaaaaagaaactgtattttctcagattctgaggtgggagaaagacAATAACTAACACACTAACTCATTTACTCATAAACatattgttatgggttgaatcgTGTGCCTTACCCACCCCCAaaaaatttcatatgttgaaattctaacctctagttcctcagaatgtgaccttatttggaaagggttattgcagatgtaattagtgaAGATGAGGTCCTACTGGAGTAGAGAGGAaccctaatccaatatgcctggtatccttataaaaaggggaaatttggccACAGATAATGCACACAGGTAGAACACCATGtgaacatgaaggcagagatccGGGTGATGCACCTACAAGCCAAAGAATGACAAAGAttaccagcaaaccaccagatgCCAGGGGAGAGGCATGGAACATACAGTTTCTCACAGTAGTCAAAGAAACCAACTCTAACAACGTGATCTAGAACTTCTAGTCTCCAGatctatgagataataaatttctgttgtctaagccacctggtttgtggtactttgttgcaGCAAGCCTAGCAAACGAATGCACATATATTCCAtactttgaagaaaaaattcccagagaatcatatttaaaatggttaaattaagcaaaataaaacaaaccaaaaaaaaagtcccaacTACCTGAAATATTTAATTGTCTTAGGTAACTGACTTAAAAATAGCTAATACAGTCAATTGCCACTGGCTTTAGTTCTTTACAAGGtagtacaaaaataaaagatgcttggctgggtgcagaagctcacacctgtaatcccagcactttgagaggctgaggcgggtggatcacttgagcctaggagttcaagaccagcctgggcgacatggcaaaaccctgtttctataaaaaatacaaaaaaattagccaggcatggtgacacgtgtctgtagtcgcagctattcgggaagctgaggtgggagaatcacctgagcctggggaggtcaaggctgcattgaactgtgatcgtgctactgcactccgtcctgggtgacagagtgagaccccgtctcaaaataaaataaaataaaataaaataaaataaagatgctggagaggatagaCCAGAGATCTTTGAActgctaataaaaataatgtttctgtctgctctgagatttttcttattctaaaaaaaaaatcaagtgatcctcctgcctcagccttgcaagtagctgggacttacaggcacaagccgccacacccagctaacttttagatgttttgtagatatggagtcttgttatgttgcccatgttggtcttgaactcctggcctcaaacaatcctcccacctcagccctttaaagtttggggattacaggcgtgagccactgcacccaattaTACGCTTTCATGTATACTTACCAACAGAGGTTTAAAGGGGGGCTCCACCTTTCGAGCCAGAAGTTCTTCCCAGTTAATGTGTCTGAAGAATGGATGagcctaggaaaaaaaaagcaggaagaaaagttGAGGTGACTAGACTTTGCTGGATTGATAAATTAATCACCTTTTTGAAGTTACAAGTCACAAAATAAGCTAAACTTATAAGCAACTACATATAACCCTCAGAAATACATAAAACTAGCATTATCTTCCCCACAAAACACCAAAGATGCCAATCCCTACTTGAACTTCTCCAGCGTCCCCAGGACCAGCTCCCAGACGAGAAGCAGCATTTCTTTTCAGCagctttaaagaggaaaaaaagcttGGATAAAGAACCTTAGTCAAaccgattttttttttcctttttagacttTGCTTGTCTACTTTGCCTTGAGAAAATATagtttattggccaggcacggtggctcatgcctgtaatcccagcactttgggaggctgaggcaggtggatcacctgaggttgggagtttgagaccagcctggccaacatggtgaaaccccttctctactaaaaatacaaaaattagcctggcgtggtggtgcatgcctgtaatcccagctaccagggagactgaggcagaagaatcacttgaacctgggaggcggaggttgcagtaagccaagatcatgccattgcactccagcctggacgacagagcaagactccatctcagaaaaaaaagaaaagaaaagaaaagaaaatatagtttaCTAATTACTACTGAATATTGTTTaagggtctgtaatcccagcacttagcactttgggaggccaaggcaggtggatcacctgaggtcaggagttccagaccagactgaccaacatggtgaaaccctgtctctactaaaaatacaaaaattagccgggcatggtggcgggcgcctgtaatcccagacactcaagaggctgaggcagcagaatcgcttgaacctgggagactgacgttgcagtgagccaagatcgcaccactgcactctagcctgggtgacagagcgagaccctgtctcaaaaaaaaagaattaaaaaaagaatatgaaaagaaagtCTTTAAACAAATCTGTACTTCGCCTTCAAAAATTGAAGACTTTTTTTGTTCAATATTTATATATGACTCTTTATTCAAAGTATACATTAAATTCTATCTAGTTAAATCCTAGTCATTGAATCTTGTACTGTCAGTGACCATTTAAGAACCTTACCTTTTTAAGCAGATCTCTGGCTTCTTGTGTGAGGTAGGGAGGCAAATTGAGTTTACATTTGAGGATTTTGtcaattgttttctttctattctccCCAGTGAATGGGGGCTAAGAGTAGAAGACAAGTGAAAAATATTAGCAGGAGTGAAAAATATTAGCAtataagaaacaaattttaaataacaacaTTATCCATTTCCTGAATTAGTTATGCATGGAGATCAGAAATGTATGCTGTGAAATGGGCTAACTGCTGAagacctttattttgttttagagacagggtctcactatgttgtcaagGCTAGATTCTATTAATAATCCttagctcaaatgatcctcccacttcagcctcctgagtagcctgggctacaggcatgcaccactgtgcccggcagatGTGCAGTTTTTAAGCAACAGGACAGAGGAAGTAGCAGCGTCCTGGAAGGAAGCCTGTGTTTCCACCATTAACTTGCTGTGTGATAAGTGAGCTATGTGATTTTATCCTTCAatttctccatttataaaataagggCATTATCTATTCAACATCTATTTCACAGGCCTGCCATGACATAGATCATTCAAATGAAAATGTTTCAGAAAGTATGAGATCCCATATAATCATACAGCATTATTAGTGTTAAACTGCTAATAACAAATCTTTGGGCTTTGAAAACTCCATTGGTAACATGTTCAGAAAGCACAGGACAGGTCTCTTGCTATAGTGACTCAGCACAGACCATAATACATGCAGCTTTTAACTGTGCACCTACTGCTCCAGTCAGCATGTCATACATTAATGCTCCCAAACTCCACCAATCCACAGCACGATTGTGGCCACTTCTCATCAAGATTTCAGGGGCCCtacaatgaggaaaataatatgcTTAAAAATTCACCCATTAGCATATCATctgaattagaattttaaaaacaatatacagAGTCAATGAGGGTACAGAAAACAGATACTATTCCTTAAAATAGGTAAAATTAGCTATTACCCCCAAACCAATTATGCTTAACATGCAGCTCACATGTATTCTATTGTTCcacaaaatgtgtgtgtgacTGTTCCATCATGAATAGATTCTTTGCATAGTCCAAAGTCTGTTAGTTTCACATGACCTACAATGAAAGATTACAGCATGATTATTCTCAGAATTTAAGTATGTGCAGTGTTTGAACATGTCATATAATACCTTAATCTATCCTTCCATTTAACTTTTCTTGCCTCAAATTTTCTTGCAGATGTCAAGAACAAGGtaccatccataaaatgggatgtAACTGTTTAAGGCTAGGGCAAAGTCACCTTTTGCCAACGATACAACCTATctagtaaagagaaaataaagatagagaaaaaagtgaaataaccTGTTTAAGGCTCTAGCTTTAAGTATACACAAAATCCTCCACcatcctgaaaaagaaaaatcctgggaAAACTGTTTTTTCAAGTCTAGTTTAAGTACACAGACCCCAATAAACATATTCTGTACTTTTAAACAAAGGTATGAGATAGTACTTCAAATATATAGCTTTTATCACACTGAACTGTGAAGAGTTCTTAAAATGGTCTCAGAAACTCATTATAACAAGGTAGCTCATTCTGCCCAATGCTACCAATTAGGGGAAAGGAATAAAATTGCTAGATAGTATGAATCAATCATCACTGATCCAGAAAGTAAAAAACTTACCACCTTATACAAAGATCATTTCTGTTCAAGTTTAGCTTTCTTTACTGGACTGTCATAACAAGTGGTTCAACAGTCTCAGGGACTCTAGTATTTGAGGTTCATTTCACAGAAAAGGCACAATGACCTATTGattcaaatgtaaatatatactaCACTCTGATACAGAGAAGTATGGCCTTTATTTTCACAGAACCATCTGATACACTGAACCTTATAAATCAAAGAAGAAGTTAACTATTCTATCGCTTCCCTATTCTATCCTGTGACTTATAATTCAGATCAGAATCCAGGTTTTGGGGAGTGAGGAGGTGTTGATGACAGGAAGGAAGAGATACTGATTCCCATGACATATTCAGTTAAGTATATcatttctccttaaaaaaaaaaaaaaggtgggtggAAGAGTATAATCTGGAATGTTTATATGAGCCTCGGTCTTTCATACATCATTTTCTAAGAGTTTGAAACAATTAACTACCTCATGGATTATTCTGTAGACATCTAAGGATTAGCAGCAGCTACCACCTTCTAGATACCCTGGGTCAGCTGGTTGCTCCTTTGGGGTATAAGTGAATTGCCAAGTCTACCCACAGCCCAGATTAGCGTAAGTTGAGCTGTCTGTAGCAGCATGCAGTTGTAGTCAAGGCTCACTGTGCTATATCTATAGCTGTATAGATTATCAGTCTCTCTGATGTTTATGTTTGTTGTTACAAACAAACAGCAAGAATAAACTGATTCTGGCTGGCGGGAAGGTgggttatgcctgtaatcccagcaatttgggaggccaaggcaggcagatcaattgagctcaggagtttgagaccaccctaggcaacatgatgaaaccccatttctacaaaaaataccaaaaattagccaggtatggtggtgtgccacagtggccccagctacttgaggggccagggtggaaggatcacttgagcctgggaggcggaggttgcagtgagctgtaatcatgccactgtactccagcctgggtaacagagtgagacccccatctcaaaaaaaaaaaaaaaaaaaagaataacctgATGCCTACTAAACATCATATTTCCAaagttttatcaaatactttGGTTCAATTTCAATCCTTTTTCCAGCATTAATAAAACCTACTCTAAGAAGCATAGCTTCTAAtattcacatattttctttttctttttgagacggagtctcgctctgtcacccaggctggagtacaatgtcacgatcttggctcactgcaactttcgcctcctgggttcaggcgattctcccacctcagcctcctgagtagctgggattacaggcacccaccatcatgcccagctaaattttttttttttgtatttttgtagagatggggtttcaccatgttggccaggcgtcttgaactcttgacctcaggtgatccacccaccttagcctcccaaagtgctgggattacaggtgtgagccactgcccccagccaatatttacatattttcattattaaaactCAACTTATATAATTGAGATTCACTTTTCAAGTAACAAGCCAAAATTAATGTTTAGACTGGCTTTTACAGTCTAAAACATTATACAACATTTGATGTAAGGATTCCCAAAACATGAAAAACTATAAAGAGTAAGGATTAAACTAAAAAAGGCAGTTGAGCAACTATTATCCTCAACTTCTTTTACTCTCACCAAGTGTAATTACCTAAAGACTTAAAATATCAGCAAGTACTATGATGCCATGAATTCTGAGGGaggaaatatacaaaatagaGAGATGAGTATGGGGCTTTGAAAATGGCCGTGACCTATGTGGGAGGATTTTAAGATGATTATTTACTATAGAATTGTTTACGGTATGTCTCCACCTTGGTGATTAAGCATGATATTCTCCGGCTTCAGGTCTCTGTAGATGATCCCCTTTTGATGTAAATGCCCCAAAGCCATGGAGATTTCTGCCAAGTAAAAGCTGGAAACAAAagtgatttaataaaattaaaaagagtgtAATCTATCCAAAGCAGTTTATGTATGGAGCAAAATTCCTTGAAAGAAACAGACATGCACCAAAGACCAAATTAGTGGGGTAGGGGGATGTATGGGAAAAAGAGATGGCATAGGATGCTGCCAAACGGCATGGGGACATTTATGTTTCACTCATTTTAGTGAAACTATAAAGTGCTTTATTTTGCCATTAGAATATACTGCTAAAATTGCAAAGATGTCCAGAATATGCTAAACTGCCATTGGTCATGTTTTGTTCTGTCTGTGTAGGAATTAAGCTAATAGCCATTCATTTCAAAGCAAATTTCTCCCATCTACACCCAACTTTAAAATCCCATAGGAAATAGGAACTTTGTTATTCTCAGAGATCACATCTTGATTTCAAAAGGTATCTTATAACCTGACCCTTAGAAGCCCACTCATCCCTTACTTAATACAGCTACATTTATTTATAGACAGCTCAGGCCCACAGTATCTGCCCTCCCTCCTGCCAGCCAGCCCACAACTATAAACTGTGTGACACTCAAATTTATCTACCTCAAAAGAATAAAGGGCTGAATCAACCCTGTCTGGATTCGAAAAGCACAAGGCACTGCAATACTGGCTGCATAACAATGTTGCAATCCTGCAGATTACTCCAGGATGGAGAGGGTGTGTCCTAGAGGACTGAGGCAGTTTCACAGCCAGCACCACCACAAACACAGCCTCCAACACGGCTCAGTGAGCCTCCTCCAAAAAAGGGCACTTCATCCCTAAGGCTCTTAAATGCAGCTTCTGTGTTAGAAAAGGCCTGAAATTAAACAATGGAATGCAGTTTTGGTAATTAaggtagaaaaaaacatttaagtgTTGTTTTCTATTAAATTAATGTGTAGGATAAACTGATTTACTGTGACTCAATATTGTTGCTTCACAAAAGGACgtgcatatttttaatttgaagcaGATGACATGTTTAGAAATAGGAGGGTAAATCCCATCCTGACTATACAATCAATCCACAGATGATATGCCCAGGCTTATCACCTCCCTAAGACTGCACCTTGAGAAACAGAAAGCCTAAAAAAAAAGGGATGATTTCTGACAATTTCCATTGTTCCACACATAAAGGTTCACTGGAAAACCACACTCACCCacagccaaggcaggcagcttACCAATTCAAGGAAAGAAAGCCGCAATGAGAATGGTTCTGTTAGGAACAACTGGTGTGAAGAGCGTTCCACTCAAGCCTAAGGGCAAAGGAATGATGTGACCTCCATAGCTGCCCAGTCCCAAAACTGCTTTTCCCCCTTGAGGTCCTGAGTGAGTGACTGGCTCCAGCTCAATTTACTGAATCATGTGGCTGCCCATAGTGGGAATGGGGCTTTGCTTGTAATTACCTGAATCTATGCAACCACAAAAAGTTCACTTACCAGGCAGTGTCTTCCATAAATATTCCCTCTCTTTCTAACTGCATAAATAGTTCTCCtcctgtaaaaaaaataaaaaacattagaaataaaacaatatttatttccaACCCACTTCTAATGAGAGAGTTTGTGCTTTCCTTCTAACCATCATTAAAAGACATCAGccccttaaaaatgaaaaacagatcctaaaaattataggttttaaaactAAGTCCTCAGGATTCTATTTTTAGTAGCATTCTTATTCTTCTGtgacacacatatatttaaaaactagaactggcttggaattccaggtTTTATATctacaaactttaaaatatttgtagattCCAGacctgaagttaaaaaaaaaatcttgattaaAGACTCTTTAACATTTTACCCATAAGTAGAAAAATGATAGTCTACAATTAAATCACCCTCACTAATTTTAGTGAATGCTCATATTTCGTATTTTCAGAACCCTTAAATAAACAGAATGAACCTGGCAGTGGCCTAGTAAAAAACATGGCACAATTtgagtatcaaaataaataatgataataaaaggtTATATCACATTGAATGACATTAGGATCCCTAAGTCCAcaatgacataaataaataaatacataaatgttttaaagggggaagaagagaaagttCTTTATTACAGTAGAATCCCAAGTAATAAGTGAAGAAGACATGATGGAATAAGAAAAATTACTTGGCAAACATCACAATTAATTGTTGCAAGCAAGATTCAATGGATGTCAAAACTGAATGTgggcttggcgcagtggctcatgcctgtaatccctgtactttgggaggccgaggcaggcagatcacctgaggtcaggggtcatctctattaaaaataaaaaaattagctgggtgtggtggtgcatgcctgtaatcccagctaccagggaggctgaggcaggagaatcacttgaacctgggaggtggagattgcattgagctgagatcgtgccactgcactccagcctgggcgacagagtgagactccgtctcaaaaaacaacaacaacaacaaaactgaacATGAAAGCTTGatgaaagatatttaaataatctcaaagtatctcctcaaaagatacttattaattacaaaggcaAAAATGTCACCAGGGAAAAAATCGGCAAACACCACCTTATACATGTGACCAAAGTTAACATCACAAGTGATGGGACAAAGATATAAATATCATGTATCTCTTGATCTGATGCATTAAGGAGGACACAATGTCACTTCAATGGTCCTGCCAAAATtgcataacctgaatctaataCTAAGGAAACATCAGCTAAACCCAAAGCATTCTACAAACTAACTGGCCTGTACTAATCAAAAATGTCAACATCATGAAAGTCAAAGAAAGACTGACGAAATGTTCCACATTAAAGGAAACTAAGAAGAGTTATAATTGCATCAATGTCAATTTCCTATTTCTGATCATTTTAGTATAGTTATGTAAGATACTGTCcttgattttagaaaatatacactgaataggctgggcgcaatggctcacacctgtaaacccagcactttgggaggccaaggtgggcggatcacctgaggtcaggaattcgagaccagcctggccaacatggtgaaaccccatctctactaaaaatacaaaaataagccgggcatggtggtgggtgcctgtaatcccagctactcaggaggcagaggttgtagtgagcccaagattgcaccactgcactccagtctgggcgacagagtgagactccatctccaaaaaaaagaaaagaaaataaagaaaacatacactGAAATTTTAGGGGTAAAGAGAAATCATGTCTGTAACACTCTCTTAAACAGTTCAAAAAATTATGTATGCatgcgtgtatatatgtatacacatagatacatatacatagaaggatagaacaaaataaatgtgGTGAAATGGTAACATCTGGGGAATCTAGGTGAGAAATATATAGgaattctttgtgtgtgtgtgtgtgggtgagactgagtcttgctctgttgcccaggctggagtgtactggcacgatctcagctcaccacaacctccacctcccaggttcaagcaattctcctgcctcagcctcccaagtagctgggattacaggagtgcaccaccatgcccggctaatttttctatttttagtagagacagggtttcactatgttggccagactggtctcaaactcctgacctcatgatccgcccaccttagcttcccaaagtgctgggattacaggcatgagccactgagcctggcataGGAATTCTTTATACTACTCTTAAAACTTTTTGTGTTAAGTatgaaattatgtcaaaataaagtttttccgggcgggcacagtggctcacacttgtaatcccagcacttgagaggccaaggcgggcagatcacctgagatcaggagttcaagaccagccttgccaacatggtgaaagcccagctctactaaaaatacaaaaaaaagccaggtgtggtggcgcatgcctttagtcccagctaatcgggaggctgaggcaggagaatcgcttgaacctgggaggcagaagttgcggtgagccgatatcacgcctctgcactccagcctgggagagaagagtgaaactccatcttcaaaaaacaaaaaaaaaagtttttccaacGGCAATAGTCACAAAACAGTTGCTACATTCTGTAGCTTTTTGTTCCATGTTACATGTTACTGCAAAATCTTTCTCAGAGAACTGAACTGTGTTTGCTAGAAATAGATAcctgtggccgggcgcagtggctcacacctgtaatcccagcattttgggaggccgagtcaggtggatcccctgaagtcgggagtttgagaccagcctgaccaacatggcgaaaccccatctttactaaaaatacaaaaattagccaggcgtggtggcacatgcctgtaatcccagctactcgggaggctgaggcaggagaatcacttgaactccaggaggcagaggttgcagtgacccaagatcacaccattgcactccagcctgtgcgacaagagcaaaactctgtctcaaaaaaaaaattaagtagacaCCTGTGATCTAGAAATGATATGGAAGCAACAAGTTCCTACGAGGTGGTAGGCCCTGGCAAATGTGGATGATTTCCATTATAAGCTACATACCCCATCACTAAGGctacattaaactaaaaactCTTGTTTAAAGACCCAATTCCAAAAATAGTATGTTAAATAATCTTCCCAATTATTTAAATTACAGTATCTTACCCCAGTACAATTTGATGGCTCTGCATCACttaggtatttgtttttctgttaagtGACTGAttacaaaggaattaaaataaaattttacagatgaggaaaaaaaatctttagtttCCTCTATATTTGTCTGCCAATAGAAACATTTGGTCACATCTGAATTTTGTACTTCAGTGTACTCATCAATTTTAAGCACTATTTGATCATaatgggaaaaagtatttttccattgaaaaataacatttgacccagttTCTGGAGCAAATGCAAATAATTACACCAAACTCTGTGTACTGACCACTGAGATACTCAAGGATGAGGTAGAGTTTTCCACCAGTCTGAAAGGCATAAATTAAATCCACGATGAAGGGATGCTTTACTTCCTCCAGAATATTCCGTTCTGCTTTTGTATGAGCTgtatctttagcatttcttactATCATTGCCTAAAGGAAAACAGATGATCTATAAGAACAAAATAGTGAACATTTTTATTCTATAatctattttattctaaaatctattttgtgtttttcttcccaATATTGAACTATTAACCATAGTTTCCACTAGATACTGAGATGGAGTAATGGAAAACGTTCACTTTATATATGCCTCTGCAGTTTGGATTTTTTGCAGTGAACAGGTAAGTGAATTACCtaaagagactttttaaaaaagaaatctgtaatCAGATTAAGTTTATTCATATATTCACAAACTACTGAGTGTCTACCATGCTCCAGGCTGTGCCAAGAAAGCAGAATAGAAGGAATGCCCTGTCCATAGAAGTCTAAAAGTCGACAGGAGCCCAAagtctcagggaaaaaaagaaagtcaatgtAGGTAAGCACACGATGGTAAGGATAAACAGGGGAACTACACCTGACCTAGCAAAAAGTCTTGCTTGaaagttattaaaatgaaatgtggcctggacgcggtggctcatgtctgtaatcccagcacttaggtgggcagaggcaggaggatcgcttgagcccaggagttcgagatctgcCTGGTAACAAGCAtgaccccattctccacaaaaagggtaaaaaaaaaaaagacaaaaaagaaagaacgaaatGTAGAAGGTAAAAAAAAGGCATTCCACTGCAAAAGAGGCTTGATAGGACAGGATATTGTCTGGGGAATCTACAAGTAGTTCGGTATGGTTAGAAGTGGTTACAGATCAGGCTAGAGAAGTAGGCAAAGGCCAGGAAATGGAACGTCTGGGCAAAGGAAGGTCTGGGTGAAATGAACACACCTTTGGCTTTATGAAAGACACGTCTAGTAGCAGTAGGGAGTATTAGGAAAGAAATGAGACTACTTAGGAGGCTAGTATAATAAACCAACTAAGAAGATCTGTAAGAAAatcaagatagaaaaaaatgaaaggctaATACAT containing:
- the RPS6KB1 gene encoding ribosomal protein S6 kinase beta-1 isoform X4, with the translated sequence MRRRRRRDGFYPAPDFRDKEAEDMAGVFDIDLDQPEDAGSEDELEEGGQLNESMDHGGVGPYELGMEHCEKFEISETSVNRGPEKIRPECFELLRVLGKGGYGKVFQVRKVTGANTGKIFAMKVLKKAMIVRNAKDTAHTKAERNILEEVKHPFIVDLIYAFQTGGKLYLILEYLSGGELFMQLEREGIFMEDTACFYLAEISMALGHLHQKGIIYRDLKPENIMLNHQGHVKLTDFGLCKESIHDGTVTHTFCGTIEYMAPEILMRSGHNRAVDWWSLGALMYDMLTGAPPFTGENRKKTIDKILKCKLNLPPYLTQEARDLLKKLLKRNAASRLGAGPGDAGEVQAHPFFRHINWEELLARKVEPPFKPLLQSEEDVSQFDSKFTRQTPVDSPDDSTLSESANQVFLGFTYVAPSVLESVKEKFSFEPKIRSPRRFIGSPRTPVRFLGQ
- the RPS6KB1 gene encoding ribosomal protein S6 kinase beta-1 isoform X3, yielding MDHGGVGPYELGMEHCEKFEISETSVNRGPEKIRPECFELLRVLGKGGYGKVFQVRKVTGANTGKIFAMKVLKKAMIVRNAKDTAHTKAERNILEEVKHPFIVDLIYAFQTGGKLYLILEYLSGGELFMQLEREGIFMEDTACFYLAEISMALGHLHQKGIIYRDLKPENIMLNHQGHVKLTDFGLCKESIHDGTVTHTFCGTIEYMAPEILMRSGHNRAVDWWSLGALMYDMLTGAPPFTGENRKKTIDKILKCKLNLPPYLTQEARDLLKKLLKRNAASRLGAGPGDAGEVQAHPFFRHINWEELLARKVEPPFKPLLQSEEDVSQFDSKFTRQTPVDSPDDSTLSESANQVFLGFTYVAPSVLESVKEKFSFEPKIRSPRRFIGSPRTPVSPVKFSPGDFWGRGASASTANPQTPVEYPMETSGIEQMDVTMSGEASAPLPIRQPNSGPYKKQAFPMISKRPEHLRMNL
- the RPS6KB1 gene encoding ribosomal protein S6 kinase beta-1 isoform X5; protein product: MRRRRRRDGFYPAPDFRDKEAEDMAGVFDIDLDQPEDAGSEDELEEGGQLNESMDHGGVGPYELGMEHCEKFEISETSVNRGPEKIRPECFELLRVLGKGGYGKVFQVRKVTGANTGKIFAMKVLKKAMIVRNAKDTAHTKAERNILEEVKHPFIVDLIYAFQTGGKLYLILEYLSGGELFMQLEREGIFMEDTACFYLAEISMALGHLHQKGIIYRDLKPENIMLNHQGHVKLTDFGLCKESIHDGTVTHTFCGTIEYMAPEILMRSGHNRAVDWWSLGALMYDMLTGAPPFTGENRKKTIDKILKCKLNLPPYLTQEARDLLKKLLKRNAASRLGAGPGDAGEVQAHPFFRHINWEELLARKVEPPFKPLLQSEEDVSQFDSKFTRQTPVDSPDDSTLSESANQVFLGFTYVAPSVLESVKEKFSFEPKIRSPRRFIGSPRTPVSSSLS
- the RPS6KB1 gene encoding ribosomal protein S6 kinase beta-1 isoform X2 → MRRRRRRDGFYPAPDFRDKEAEDMAGVFDIDLDQPEDAGSEDELEEGGQLNESMDHGGVGPYELGMEHCEKFEISETSVNRGPEKIRPECFELLRVLGKGGYGKVFQVRKVTGANTGKIFAMKVLKKAMIVRNAKDTAHTKAERNILEEVKHPFIVDLIYAFQTGGKLYLILEYLSGGELFMQLEREGIFMEDTACFYLAEISMALGHLHQKGIIYRDLKPENIMLNHQGHVKLTDFGLCKESIHDGTVTHTFCGTIEYMAPEILMRSGHNRAVDWWSLGALMYDMLTGAPPFTGENRKKTIDKILKCKLNLPPYLTQEARDLLKKLLKRNAASRLGAGPGDAGEVQAHPFFRHINWEELLARKVEPPFKPLLGFTYVAPSVLESVKEKFSFEPKIRSPRRFIGSPRTPVSPVKFSPGDFWGRGASASTANPQTPVEYPMETSGIEQMDVTMSGEASAPLPIRQPNSGPYKKQAFPMISKRPEHLRMNL